The following coding sequences lie in one Helicoverpa zea isolate HzStark_Cry1AcR chromosome 2, ilHelZeax1.1, whole genome shotgun sequence genomic window:
- the LOC124639570 gene encoding GPALPP motifs-containing protein 1, which translates to MISDESSSDSETGRFKGRAKTQDEKSSHQRVDTSRDLGRNRQSGPDRFNRNFDRKRDERTHSDRHSRDRDRHRYPRHSPVSRRRHSRDRSPNRRSHERNRHRESSDRSKIKEHRSSSRDRHKHAGSTSRSYIGHDYRKDKEPKDDSRRKPDRDRSLERPVRKPKEKSPSPEHRSKRSEIYIPPPMVAPKRKSESPIVIEEHDLSDASEEVQPGSYYSMIPAVVKEKSEESSEIDSSDDERLRAKLLNLEKELQKTKKKKHKKKHKRKSSKSSKDRERDASASVEVSSTTDIDLKADVLKNDTEAVEEVSSTQKSAQKESCEEGEISSDDTQSEIEIDPTDLRHKLRRTAPKVDDKAAADVCGPALPPHLQKRYVRSASPNIEGPALPPHLKSTPKNIGPSIPDDMRKVLAEKEREVIKYESSDEDLGIGPLPAGSEEKWSDAHRRLEERALDIKIKNLDGHSDSSKVKSREKWMLELPEGKAKIIGLEARSFRAKAGPDMSDRSSWTDTPEEKARKAAGVVKEEDVEMTLKQEARMRHIANRDDEQESAVKKHKKKHKREESLLDMHQKKLKKKKKKEEREDGKKERRPFSRDVDLQVNRFDEAQKKSIIKKAQDLDGRFSRGEAKYL; encoded by the exons ATGATTTCGGATGAGTCAAGCAGTGATTCAGAAACAGGTAGATTCAAAGGTCGAGCTAAGACTCAAGATGAAAAGTCTTCTCATCAAAGAGTTGATACTTCTAGAGATTTAGGAAGGAATAGACAATCTGGACCAGACAGATTCAATAGAAACTTTGACAGAAAAAGAGATGAAAGAACCCACTCGGATAGACATTCTAGAGATAGGGACAGACACAGGTATCCTAGACATTCACCTGTAAGCAGGAGGAGACACTCAAGGGACAGAAGTCCAAATAGAAGATCACATGAGCGAAATAGGCACAGAGAATCTAGTGATAGATCAAAAATTAAGGAACATAGAAGTAGCAGTAGAGATAGACATAAACATGCTGGTTCTACTTCTAGATCCTATATAGGTCATGACTATAGAAAGGATAAAGAACCTAAGGATGATTCCCGACGAAAACCTGATCGCGATAGAAGTCTGGAGAGGCCTGTAAGGAAACCAAAAGAGAAGTCACCATCTCCTGAACACAGGTCCAAAAGATCTGAAATATACATACCTCCTCCCATGGTAGCACCAAAAAGGAAAAGTGAGAGTCCAATTGTGATTGAAGAGCATGACCTGAGTGATGCCTCTGAGGAAGTACAGCCTGGTTCCTACTACAGTATGATACCAGCTGTAGTAAAAGAAAAATCTGAGGAATCCAGTGAGATTGATTCTTCTGATGACGAGAGACTTAGGGCGAAGCTTTTAAATTTAGAGAAAGAACTgcagaaaactaaaaaaaagaaGCATAAAAAGAAACACAAAAGAAAAAGTTCCAAATCCAGCAAAGACAGGGAAAGAGATGCATCAGCATCAGTAGAAGTAAGTAGCACAACTGATATTGATTTAAAGGCTGATGTTTTAAAAAACGATACTGAGGCTGTGGAGGAAGTTTCGTCCACACAAAAAAGTGCGCAAAAGGAGAGTTGTGAAGAAGGTGAGATATCAAGTGATGATACTCAAAGTGAGATTGAAATAGATCCAACAGACTTGAGGCACAAGTTGAGACGTACAGCTCCTAAAGTTGACGACAAAGCTGCTGCTGACGTATGCGGACCGGCTCTGCCGCCGCATCTTCAGAAACGGTATGTGAGAAGTGCCTCACCAAATATTGAAGGTCCAGCTCTGCCACCTCATCTGAAAAGCACtcctaaaaatatag GGCCTTCTATCCCCGACGACATGCGCAAAGTACTAGCTGAAAAGGAAAGAGAAGTTATTAAATACGAAAGTTCTGATGAAGATCTGGGTATAGGCCCTTTACCCGCCGGCTCGGAAGAGAAATGGTCGGACGCACATCGAAGACTAGAGGAAAGAGCGCTAGATatcaaaataaagaatttagatGGTCACTCAGATAGCAGCAAAGTAAAGTCGAGAGAAAAATGGATGTTAGAGCTTCCAGAGggtaaagcaaaaataataggATTAGAGGCAAGGAGTTTTAGAGCTAAGGCAGGTCCCGATATGTCTGATAG ATCGAGTTGGACAGACACGCCTGAGGAGAAGGCGCGCAAAGCCGCGGGCGTCGTGAAGGAGGAAGACGTGGAGATGACCCTCAAGCAGGAAGCCAGGATGCGTCACATAGCCAACAGAGACGACGAACAAGAATCCGCCGTCAA AAAACACAAGAAGAAACATAAAAGAGAAGAGAGCCTTCTGGATATGCAtcaaaagaaattgaaaaagaagaagaag AAAGAGGAGCGAGAAGACGGCAAGAAGGAGCGGCGCCCGTTCAGTCGCGACGTGGATCTTCAGGTGAACCGCTTCGACGAGGCGCAGAAGAAATCCATTATCAAGAAGGCACAAGACTTGGACGGtagattttctcgaggcgaggccaaatatttataa
- the LOC124639624 gene encoding uncharacterized protein LOC124639624, with the protein MSSRVLLCDLCVILLYGLSFILAEEKSSTSTAPDDGPKGNCSCGGFPTSTIELGSLPLLSQTPGLVVKCDDEGAGTCKSLCNALATATKAKGPEVLCNRLKNAKELKLSAFYQICDKPWTYADLTADEPLCCEESKVKICPSMESVNSTDTVATMAI; encoded by the exons ATGTCTTCAAGAGTGCTGCTGTGTGACCTCTGCGTCATCCTACTATACGGACTTAGCTTTATACTGGCCGAGGAGAAGAGCAGCAC TTCAACAGCACCAGATGACGGACCAAAGGGCAATTGTTCATGTGGAGGCTTTCCAACTAGTACGATAGAGCTCGGCAGTCTGCCTCTCCTTTCGCAGACTCCGGGGTTGGTAGTCAAGTGTGACGACGAGGGTGCTGGCACTTGCAAGAGCCTTTGCAACGCTTTGGCCACTGCCACCAAGGCTAAAGGACCAGAAGTTCTATGCAATAGGCTTAAGAATGCAAAGGAATTGAAG TTGTCAGCATTCTACCAAATATGCGATAAGCCGTGGACGTATGCTGATTTGACTGCCGATGAGCCGCTTTGCTGTGAGGAGTCCAAGGTGAAGATCTGTCCGTCCATGGAATCGGTGAACTCCACAGACACAGTGGCCACTATGGCCATTTAA
- the LOC124642253 gene encoding uncharacterized protein LOC124642253 isoform X2, translating to MKILCLVSLLVCAFAQSANVDNEALSADSVETRLEDTHLHVNLLAPDYAETEEDQQLLSELAAEERESRNIVTDAIKDMVEGFRDVVINGNDDLPPLDPLVVPVIGPFEYKAPATVAEVTVNDFRAEGLRWYVLDSVTFNAIRLSFGVHVTIPWITVTGSYDARARLGLLSHRAGGNFRIFAHRIEFGMDMRLGTNLFGGHLILRELDIKIDIHDTHIQIHGMTGSNIINSFINGLVQSVSQELIQSEMENVSKMISEELFDVINEVLKDYTINDILG from the exons atgaaaatattgtgtCTCGTGTCCTTGCTAGTATGCGCGTTTGCGCAGAGCGCCAATGTAGACAATGAAGCTCTTTCCGCAG ACAGCGTGGAGACTCGTCTTGAAGACACTCACTTGCATGTGAACCTCTTAGCACCTGATTATGCTGAGACAGAAGAAGATCAGCAGCTTTTATCAGAGCTGGCAGCTGAAGAGAGGGAAAGCCGCAACATCGTTACAGATGCCATCAAAGATATGGTGGAGGGCTTCAGGGATGTTGTAATCAATGGAAACGATGACCTCCCGCCTCTAGACCCCCTCGTGGTACCCGTCATTGGACCTTTCGAATATAAGGCTCCTGC CACGGTCGCCGAGGTAACGGTCAACGACTTCAGGGCAGAAGGTCTCCGCTGGTATGTGCTGGACAGCGTCACCTTCAACGCTATCCGCCTGTCCTTTGGCGTGCACGTCACTATCCCCTGGATCACGGTCACTG GTAGCTACGATGCCCGCGCTCGGCTTGGGCTTCTAAGCCACAGAGCTGGTGGAAACTTCAG GATCTTTGCCCACCGTATTGAGTTCGGTATGGACATGAGGCTGGGCACCAACCTCTTCGGTGGACATCTGATCTTGCGTGAACTAGACATCAAAATCGACATCCATGACACCCAT aTTCAAATACACGGTATGACTGGCTCCAACATCATTAACAGTTTCATCAATGGCCTAGTACAGAGCGTGTCACAGGAGTTGATCCAGTCTGAGATGGAGAACGTCAGCAAAATGATCAGCGAAGAACTGTTTGACGTTATCAACGAAGTCCTCAAAGACTACACCATCAACGACATCTTAGGATAA
- the LOC124639593 gene encoding cyclin-C, which yields MAGNFWQSSHHQQWILDKQDLIRDRQHDLGILSEEEYQKIFNFFASIIQVLGEQLKLRQQVIATATVYFKRFYARNSLKCIDPLLLAPTCVFLASKVEEFGVISNSRLITTCQTVIKNKFSYAYGQQEFPYRTNHILECEFYLLENLDCCLIVYQPYRPLLLFVQDIGQDDQLLTYAWRIVNDSLRTDVSLLFPPYQIAIAALHIACVMLGKENLKPWFAELNVDMDKIQEIVRSIINLYEMWKSYDEKKEIQPLLVKMPKPKPAPQR from the exons atggCAGGAaatttttggcaaagttcacaTCACCAGCAGTGGATATTGGATAAACAAGACCTAATAAGAGATCGTCAACATGATTTGGGTATATTGTCGGAAGAagaataccaaaaaatatttaacttcttCGCAAGCATAATTCAGGTTTTAGGCGAACAGCTTAAGCTTCGTCAACAAGTTATAGCTACGGCTACGGTATACTTCAAGAGATTTTATGCAAGAAACTCTTTAAAATGTATTGACCCGTTGCTTCTAGCACCTACATGCGTGTTCCTTGCCTCTAAGGTCGAAGAATTTGGTGTCATCTCGAACTCGAGACTAATAACTACTTGCCAGACTGTAATCAAAAACAAGTTTAGCTATGCTTACGGTCAACAAGAGTTTCCGTACAGGACTAACCATATATTAGAATGTGAATTCTATTTGTTGGAGAATTTGGATTGCTGTTTGATTGTGTATCAACCATACAGACCATTGTTACTGTTTGTACAAGACATTGGGCAGGATGATCAGCTGCTTACTTATGCATGGAGGATAGTTAACGACTCTTTGAGGACTGATGTCAGCTTGCTATTCCCACCATATCAG ATTGCAATAGCTGCTCTACACATAGCCTGTGTGATGTTGGGGAAGGAAAATCTGAAGCCTTGGTTTGCAGAACTTAATGTAGACATGGACAAG ATCCAAGAAATTGTGAGATCAATAATAAACCTGTATGAAATGTGGAAAAGTTATGACGAAAAGAAGGAAATACAACCTTTGTTAGTTAAAATGCCTAAACCAAAGCCTGCACCCCAAAGATAA
- the LOC124642253 gene encoding uncharacterized protein LOC124642253 isoform X1 — translation MKILCLVSLLVCAFAQSANVDNEALSAVDSVETRLEDTHLHVNLLAPDYAETEEDQQLLSELAAEERESRNIVTDAIKDMVEGFRDVVINGNDDLPPLDPLVVPVIGPFEYKAPATVAEVTVNDFRAEGLRWYVLDSVTFNAIRLSFGVHVTIPWITVTGSYDARARLGLLSHRAGGNFRIFAHRIEFGMDMRLGTNLFGGHLILRELDIKIDIHDTHIQIHGMTGSNIINSFINGLVQSVSQELIQSEMENVSKMISEELFDVINEVLKDYTINDILG, via the exons atgaaaatattgtgtCTCGTGTCCTTGCTAGTATGCGCGTTTGCGCAGAGCGCCAATGTAGACAATGAAGCTCTTTCCGCAG TAGACAGCGTGGAGACTCGTCTTGAAGACACTCACTTGCATGTGAACCTCTTAGCACCTGATTATGCTGAGACAGAAGAAGATCAGCAGCTTTTATCAGAGCTGGCAGCTGAAGAGAGGGAAAGCCGCAACATCGTTACAGATGCCATCAAAGATATGGTGGAGGGCTTCAGGGATGTTGTAATCAATGGAAACGATGACCTCCCGCCTCTAGACCCCCTCGTGGTACCCGTCATTGGACCTTTCGAATATAAGGCTCCTGC CACGGTCGCCGAGGTAACGGTCAACGACTTCAGGGCAGAAGGTCTCCGCTGGTATGTGCTGGACAGCGTCACCTTCAACGCTATCCGCCTGTCCTTTGGCGTGCACGTCACTATCCCCTGGATCACGGTCACTG GTAGCTACGATGCCCGCGCTCGGCTTGGGCTTCTAAGCCACAGAGCTGGTGGAAACTTCAG GATCTTTGCCCACCGTATTGAGTTCGGTATGGACATGAGGCTGGGCACCAACCTCTTCGGTGGACATCTGATCTTGCGTGAACTAGACATCAAAATCGACATCCATGACACCCAT aTTCAAATACACGGTATGACTGGCTCCAACATCATTAACAGTTTCATCAATGGCCTAGTACAGAGCGTGTCACAGGAGTTGATCCAGTCTGAGATGGAGAACGTCAGCAAAATGATCAGCGAAGAACTGTTTGACGTTATCAACGAAGTCCTCAAAGACTACACCATCAACGACATCTTAGGATAA